A genomic region of Oryza glaberrima chromosome 1, OglaRS2, whole genome shotgun sequence contains the following coding sequences:
- the LOC127786002 gene encoding protein IQ-DOMAIN 3-like: MGKKGNWFSAVKKVFSSSDPDGREAKIEKADKSRSRRKWPFGKSKKSDPWTSTVAVPTSTAPPPQPPPPPPTHPIQPQPEEIKDVKAVETDSEQNKHAYSVALASAVAAEAAAVAAQAAAEVVRLTTATTAVPKSPVSSKDELAAIKIQTAFRGYLARRALRALRGLVRLKSLVDGNAVKRQTAHTLHCTQTMTRVQTQIYSRRVKMEEEKQALQRQLQLKHQRELEKMKIDEDWDHSHQSKEQVETSLMMKQEAALRRERALAYAFSHQWKNSGRTITPTFTDQGNPNWGWSWMERWMTSRPWESRVISDKDPKDHYSTKNPSTSASRTYVPRAISIQRPATPNKSSRPPSRQSPSTPPSRVPSVTGKIRPASPRDSWLYKEDDLRSITSIRSERPRRQSTGGASVRDDASLTSTPALPSYMQSTESARAKSRYRSLLTDRFEVPERVPLVHSSIKKRLSFPVADKPNGEHADKLMERGRRHSDPPKVDPASLKDVPVS, encoded by the exons ATGGGTAAGAAAGGAAATTGGTTCAGTGCTGTCAAGAAAGTCTTCAGCTCATCCGATCCAGATGGGAGGGAAGCTAAG ATCGAGAAGGCGGACAAGTCGAGATCCAGGAGGAAATGGCCATTTGGAAAGTCTAAGAAGTCTGATCCTTGGACCTCAACAGTGGCAGTGCCTACCTCTACAGCACCGCCTccacagccgccaccgccaccgccaacaCACCCTATCCAGCCACAGCCTGAGGAGATCAAAGATGTCAAGGCTGTTGAAACTGACAGTGAACAGAACAAGCATGCGTACTCTGTTGCACTTgcctctgctgttgctgcagaaGCTGCTGCCGTCGCTGCCCAGGCCGCTGCTGAGGTGGTCCGCCTCACAACAGCCACCACGGCTGTGCCGAAATCGCCTGTTAGTTCAAAGGATGAGCTTGCCGCTATCAAGATTCAGACTGCCTTCAGGGGTTATCTG GCAAGAAGAGCGCTGCGAGCACTTAGAGGGCTAGTTAGATTGAAGTCGCTGGTTGATGGAAACGCCGTCAAACGCCAAACTGCGCACACCTTGCATTGCACACAAACCATGACCAGAGTTCAAACTCAAATATACTCTAGAAGGGTGAAGATGGAGGAGGAAAAACAGGCTCTTCAAAGGCAGCTACAATTAAAGCATCAGAGGGAACTTGAGAAAATGAAG ATTGATGAAGATTGGGATCATAGCCATCAGTCCAAGGAGCAGGTTGAGACCAGCCTAATGATGAAACAAGAAGCTGCGCTAAGGCGGGAAAGAGCTCTTGCCTATGCATTTTCTCACCAG TGGAAGAATTCTGGCCGAACTATAACACCTACCTTCACGGATCAAGGGAATCCTAACTGGGGATGGAGCTGGATGGAACGCTGGATGACATCAAGGCCTTGGGAGAGCCGAGTGATATCAGATAAGGATCCTAAGGACCATTATTCAACAAAGAATCCCAGCACTAGCGCTTCTCGTACTTATGTACCCCGCGCAATCTCAATCCAGAGACCTGCAACACCAAACAAGTCAAGCCGTCCACCAAGTCGGCAATCGCCATCAACTCCCCCGTCAAGGGTCCCCTCAGTTACTGGAAAGATCAGACCAGCAAGTCCACGGGATAGCTGGCTATATAAGGAGGATGACTTGAGGAGCATCACAAGCATACGCTCTGAACGCCCAAGGAGGCAGAGCACAGGTGGTGCCTCTGTTCGGGATGATGCGAGCCTAACAAGCACACCAGCTCTCCCCAGCTACATGCAGTCCACAGAGTCTGCAAGGGCAAAGTCTCGGTACCGCAGTCTATTGACTGACAGGTTTGAGGTTCCTGAGAGAGTACCCCTGGTCCATTCTTCAATAAAGAAGCGCTTATCCTTCCCAGTCGCAGACAAACCAAATGGTGAGCATGCAGATAAGCTGATGGAAAGAGGGAGGCGTCATTCAGACCCTCCTAAGGTGGATCCTGCCTCACTGAAGGATGTTCCGGTTTCATAA
- the LOC127785070 gene encoding coatomer subunit delta-3: MVVLAASIISKSGKALVSRQFVDMSRIRIEGLLAAFPKLVGSGKQHTYVETENVRYVYQPIEALYLLLITNKQSNILEDLDTLRLLSKLIPEYAPSLDEEGVCKAAFELLFAFIEAISLGNKENVTVAQVKQYCEMESHEEKLHKLVMQSKINETKDVMRRKVTEIEKSKTDRGKPDKGGFGSLRTPNSFSDMGIRGGGPGGDPIFGDMDSFTHKAKGRPSAPAPASASTKVPGGMKLSKAQKTNQFLESLKAEGEVILEDTQPSATQSRSSYIPPSDPITVTIEEKLNVTVKRDGGVSNFDIQGTLALQILNDTDGFIQLQIEIQDVPGLNFKTHPNINKELFNSQQIVGAKDPNRPFPSGQNETPLVKWRIQELNESSLPLAVNCWPSVSGNETYVNIEYEASEMFDLHNVVISIPLPALREAPGVRQIDGEWRYDSRNSVLEWSIILVDQSNRSGSLEFTVPAADPSTFFPISVGFSASNTFSDLKVTAIRPLREGSPPKFSQRNRLVTYNYQVV, from the exons ATG GTGGTTCTTGCAGCTTCTATTATATCGAAGTCTGGAAAAG CTCTTGTTTCGAGACAATTTGTTGACATGTCCCGGATAAGGATCGAGGGGCTGCTTGCAGCATTTCCGAAGCTGGTCGGAAGTGGAAAGCAACATACTTATGTTGAGACTGAAAATGTTCGTTATGTCTATCAACCAATTGAAGCACTGTATTTGCTTCTCATCACAAATAAGCAAAGTAACATTCTTGAAGATCTGGATACTTTAAGGCTACTCTCCAAGCTT ATACCTGAATATGCTCCCTCTTTGGATGAAGAGGGTGTCTGTAAGGCAGCATTCGAGCTTCTGTTTGCCTTTATTGAAGCCATTTCTCTTGGAAACAAAGAGAACGTAACTGTTGCACAAGTTAAACAATACTGTGAAATGGAGAGCCATGAAGAAAAGCTGCACAAGCTGGTTATGCAAAGCAAAATCAATGAAACTAAGGATGTCATGAGGAGGAAAGTCACTGAGATTGAGAAAAGCAAG ACTGATAGAGGGAAGCCTGACAAGGGAGGATTTGGATCCTTGAGAACTCCAAACAGCTTCAGTGACATGGGCATTAGAGGTGGTGGTCCAGGGGGCGATCCTATATTTGGTGATATGGACTCGTTCACCCACAAGGCCAAAG GCCGCCCatctgctcctgctcctgcatcTGCTTCTACTAAAGTTCCTGGTGGTATGAAATTAAGCAAAGCACAGAAGACAAACCAGTTCCTTGAGTCTTTGAAAGCTGAAGGAGAAGTCATTTTGGAGGACACTCAACCAAGTGCAACTCAATCAAGGTCATCATATATCCCACCAAGCGATCCTATCACAGTGACAATTGAAGAGAAGCTCAATGTCACTGTTAAAAGGGATGGGGGAGTTAGCAATTTTGATATTCAAGGAACCCTGGCTCTCCAAATTCTGAATGACACTGATGGTTTTATTCAGTTACAG ATTGAGATCCAAGATGTACCTGGCCTTAACTTCAAGACACACCCCAATATCAACAAAGAGTTATTCAACAGTCAACAAATTGTGGGGGCAAAAGATCCAAACAGGCCTTTCCCCAGTGGTCAAAATGAAACACCGTTGGTGAAATGGAGAATCCAGGAGTTGAATGAGTCATCTCTTCCATTGGCAG TGAACTGTTGGCCTTCGGTGTCCGGAAATGAAACCTATGTGAACATTGAATATGAAGCTTCAGAGATGTTTGATTTGCACAATGTTGTCATCTCTATCCCTCTCCCCGCACTTAGGGAGGCTCCAGGTGTTAGGCAGATAGACGGAGAATGGAG GTATGACTCAAGAAATTCAGTGTTGGAGTGGTCCATTATTCTTGTTGATCAATCAAACCGCAG tgGTTCTTTGGAGTTCACTGTCCCTGCAGCTGATCCATCAACATTCTTCCCGATATCTGTTGGGTTTTCTGCATCAAATACATTTAGTGATTTGAAG GTGACCGCCATCCGTCCGCTGAGGGAAGGTAGCCCACCAAAGTTTTCTCAGAGGAATCGATTGGTTACTTATAACTACCAAGTGGTTTGA
- the LOC127760022 gene encoding interactor of constitutive active ROPs 2, chloroplastic-like isoform X2 has product MQAAKIRNGSLEHPTRTSSQGATKTSRTARPAGPDSAADRPSTKSPPAGRSPKVERRMTMSAEREKRRPPTKLSELESQLSQLQDELKKAKEQLLSTEHSKRRALQEAEDARAQAAAASAQVRDSEAQLAELSSAEESRLLELRRLSQERDRSWQSELEAMQKQHAADSAALVAAMGEVHRLRVQLAAAARADRKQDVVEAMATIDELRVKLKASEEAEAQARALHEECKQQLEASRATIDSLLTDGSKLMDSFSLVVKELEESRAKVKALEEEIAETSAAKAGERCNCSASASASEVAELRSELESTEARFQEERILSTVETQCAYELMDQIKMESDSRHGKLAAALESTKSEVIFLKASLFDKDSELRRALDANEKLQSETRTDNELKEQLQGALLENGQLKRELQQHTSEKKASAKATDAADAAAEAAKKGEMEAELRRLRVQAEQWRKAAETAMALLTVGKGGNGKVVDRSESLEGGGGGGGKYAGLWDELDDDAAARKNGNVLRRISGMWKK; this is encoded by the exons ATGCAGGCAGCCAAGATAAG GAATGGCTCCTTGGAACACCCTACCCGGACGTCTTCCCAGGGAGCTACCAAGACGAGCCGGACGGCGAGGCCGGCCGGGCCGGACTCCGCCGCCGACAGGCCGTCGACGAAGTCGCCGCCCGCCGGGAGGAGCCCCAAGGTGGAGCGCCGCATGACGATGAGCGCGGAGAGAGAG AAAAGGAGGCCACCGACGAAGCTATCGGAGCTAGAGTCCCAGCTCTCGCAGCTGCAAGACGAGCTCAAGAAAGCCAAGGAGCAGCTGCTCTCCACCGAGCACTCCAAGCGGCGCGCCCTGCAGGAGGCCGAGGACGCcagggcgcaggcggcggcggcgtccgcgcaGGTCAGGGACTCCGAGGCGCAGCTCGCCGAGCTCTCCTCCGCCGAGGAGAGCCGCCTCCTCGAGCTTCGCCGGCTGTCCCAGGAGCGCGACCGCTCGTGGCAGTCGGAGCTCGAGGCCATGCAGAAGCAGCACGCCGCCGACTCGGCCGCGCTCGTCGCGGCCATGGGCGAGGTGCACCGCCTCCGCGTGCagctggccgcggcggcgcgcgccgaccGCAAGCAGGACGTGGTGGAGGCGATGGCCACCATCGACGAGCTCAGGGTGAAGCTCAAGGCGAGCGAGGAGGCCGAGGCGCAGGCGCGCGCCTTGCACGAGGAGTGCAAGCAGCAGCTGGAGGCGAGCCGTGCCACCATCGACTCGCTGCTCACGGACGGCTCCAAGCTCATGGACTCCTTCAGCCTCGTGGTCAAGGAGCTCGAGGAGTCACGAGCCAAGGTGAAGGCACTCGAGGAGGAGATCGCGgagacgtcggcggcgaaggccgGCGAGCGTTGCAactgctcggcgtcggcgtcggcatcggAGGTCGCTGAGCTGAGGTCGGAATTGGAGTCCACGGAGGCCAGGTTCCAAGAAGAGCGCATCCTGAGCACAGTGGAGACGCAGTGCGCCTACGAGCTCATGGACCAGATAAAAATGGAGTCCGACTCGCGGCACGGCaagctcgccgcggcgctcgaGAGCACCAAGTCCGAGGTCATCTTCCTCAAGGCGAGCCTCTTCGACAAGGACTCCGAGCTGCGGCGCGCCCTGGACGCGAACGAGAAGCTCCAATCCGAGACGAGAACGGACAACGAGCTGAAGGAGCAGCTGCAGGGCGCGCTCCTGGAGAACGGGCAGCTGAAGCGCGAGCTGCAGCAGCACACCTCCGAGAAGAAGGCCTCGGCGAAGGCGACGGACgccgcggacgcggcggcggaggcggcgaagaagggggagatggaggccgAGCTGAGGCGTCTGCGGGTGCAGGCCGAGCAGTGGAGGAAGGCCGCCGAGACCGCCATGGCGCTGCTCACGGTGGGCAAGGGCGGCAACGGGAAGGTGGTGGATCGGAGCGAGTCGcttgaaggaggcggcggcggcggaggcaagtACGCCGGCCTGTGGGAcgagctcgacgacgacgcggcggccagGAAGAACGGCAACGTGCTCAGGCGGATCAGCGGCATGTGGAAGAAATGA
- the LOC127760022 gene encoding interactor of constitutive active ROPs 2, chloroplastic-like isoform X1, which produces MLSLNKMHFLKLYSSSTSGRNGSLEHPTRTSSQGATKTSRTARPAGPDSAADRPSTKSPPAGRSPKVERRMTMSAEREKRRPPTKLSELESQLSQLQDELKKAKEQLLSTEHSKRRALQEAEDARAQAAAASAQVRDSEAQLAELSSAEESRLLELRRLSQERDRSWQSELEAMQKQHAADSAALVAAMGEVHRLRVQLAAAARADRKQDVVEAMATIDELRVKLKASEEAEAQARALHEECKQQLEASRATIDSLLTDGSKLMDSFSLVVKELEESRAKVKALEEEIAETSAAKAGERCNCSASASASEVAELRSELESTEARFQEERILSTVETQCAYELMDQIKMESDSRHGKLAAALESTKSEVIFLKASLFDKDSELRRALDANEKLQSETRTDNELKEQLQGALLENGQLKRELQQHTSEKKASAKATDAADAAAEAAKKGEMEAELRRLRVQAEQWRKAAETAMALLTVGKGGNGKVVDRSESLEGGGGGGGKYAGLWDELDDDAAARKNGNVLRRISGMWKK; this is translated from the exons ATGCTATCTCTGAACAAAATGCATTTTCTCAAGTTATATTCCAGCAGTACGAGCGGGAG GAATGGCTCCTTGGAACACCCTACCCGGACGTCTTCCCAGGGAGCTACCAAGACGAGCCGGACGGCGAGGCCGGCCGGGCCGGACTCCGCCGCCGACAGGCCGTCGACGAAGTCGCCGCCCGCCGGGAGGAGCCCCAAGGTGGAGCGCCGCATGACGATGAGCGCGGAGAGAGAG AAAAGGAGGCCACCGACGAAGCTATCGGAGCTAGAGTCCCAGCTCTCGCAGCTGCAAGACGAGCTCAAGAAAGCCAAGGAGCAGCTGCTCTCCACCGAGCACTCCAAGCGGCGCGCCCTGCAGGAGGCCGAGGACGCcagggcgcaggcggcggcggcgtccgcgcaGGTCAGGGACTCCGAGGCGCAGCTCGCCGAGCTCTCCTCCGCCGAGGAGAGCCGCCTCCTCGAGCTTCGCCGGCTGTCCCAGGAGCGCGACCGCTCGTGGCAGTCGGAGCTCGAGGCCATGCAGAAGCAGCACGCCGCCGACTCGGCCGCGCTCGTCGCGGCCATGGGCGAGGTGCACCGCCTCCGCGTGCagctggccgcggcggcgcgcgccgaccGCAAGCAGGACGTGGTGGAGGCGATGGCCACCATCGACGAGCTCAGGGTGAAGCTCAAGGCGAGCGAGGAGGCCGAGGCGCAGGCGCGCGCCTTGCACGAGGAGTGCAAGCAGCAGCTGGAGGCGAGCCGTGCCACCATCGACTCGCTGCTCACGGACGGCTCCAAGCTCATGGACTCCTTCAGCCTCGTGGTCAAGGAGCTCGAGGAGTCACGAGCCAAGGTGAAGGCACTCGAGGAGGAGATCGCGgagacgtcggcggcgaaggccgGCGAGCGTTGCAactgctcggcgtcggcgtcggcatcggAGGTCGCTGAGCTGAGGTCGGAATTGGAGTCCACGGAGGCCAGGTTCCAAGAAGAGCGCATCCTGAGCACAGTGGAGACGCAGTGCGCCTACGAGCTCATGGACCAGATAAAAATGGAGTCCGACTCGCGGCACGGCaagctcgccgcggcgctcgaGAGCACCAAGTCCGAGGTCATCTTCCTCAAGGCGAGCCTCTTCGACAAGGACTCCGAGCTGCGGCGCGCCCTGGACGCGAACGAGAAGCTCCAATCCGAGACGAGAACGGACAACGAGCTGAAGGAGCAGCTGCAGGGCGCGCTCCTGGAGAACGGGCAGCTGAAGCGCGAGCTGCAGCAGCACACCTCCGAGAAGAAGGCCTCGGCGAAGGCGACGGACgccgcggacgcggcggcggaggcggcgaagaagggggagatggaggccgAGCTGAGGCGTCTGCGGGTGCAGGCCGAGCAGTGGAGGAAGGCCGCCGAGACCGCCATGGCGCTGCTCACGGTGGGCAAGGGCGGCAACGGGAAGGTGGTGGATCGGAGCGAGTCGcttgaaggaggcggcggcggcggaggcaagtACGCCGGCCTGTGGGAcgagctcgacgacgacgcggcggccagGAAGAACGGCAACGTGCTCAGGCGGATCAGCGGCATGTGGAAGAAATGA